One part of the Populus alba chromosome 18, ASM523922v2, whole genome shotgun sequence genome encodes these proteins:
- the LOC118034234 gene encoding triphosphate tunnel metalloenzyme 3-like isoform X2, translating into MEVEVKLRLLDAVNHSRLKEILSPFHIKKLNQKNVFFDSANGILASQRAVLRLRSFSNNSNEKTRCVLSLKAKPLLINGVSRVEEDEEEIEPSTGEQCVEEASKLGLTESRIIKRCKDEFGIDGEMGFVCLGGFENLRDVYEWRGLKLEVDESKFSFGVCYEIECENDDPERVKRELEGFLKENGIDYKYSEMSKFAIFRAGKLP; encoded by the coding sequence ATGGAGGTGGAGGTGAAATTGCGTCTGCTTGATGCAGTCAATCACAGTCGCTTAAAAGAAATCCTTTCAccatttcacataaaaaaacttaaccaaaaaaatgtcttttttgATTCTGCCAATGGCATTCTTGCTTCTCAAAGGGCAGTGCTTCGCTTGCGTTCATTCAGTAACAACAGCAACGAAAAAACTCGTTGTGTTTTGTCTCTCAAGGCAAAGCCATTGCTGATCAATGGGGTGAGTCGTGTCGAGGAGGATGAGGAGGAAATAGAGCCATCGACTGGGGAGCAATGTGTGGAGGAAGCAAGCAAGTTGGGGTTGACCGAGTCGAGGATTATTAAGAGGTGTAAAGATGAGTTTGGGATTGATGGGGAAATGGGTTTCGTGTGTTTAGGTGGGTTTGAGAATTTGAGGGATGTTTATGAGTGGAGAGGGTTGAAGTTGGAGGTTGATGAGAGTAAATTTAGTTTTGGAGTGTGTTACGAGATTGAGTGTGAGAATGACGATCCTGAAAGAGTCAAGAGGGAACTTGAAGGGTTTTTGAAGGAGAATGGGATTGATTATAAGTACTCTGAGATGTCAAAGTTTGCGATTTTTCGAGCTGGGAAATTGCCTTAG
- the LOC118034234 gene encoding triphosphate tunnel metalloenzyme 3-like isoform X1, whose protein sequence is MEVEVKLRLLDAVNHSRLKEILSPFHIKKLNQKNVFFDSANGILASQRAVLRLRSFSNNSNEKTRCVLSLKAKPLLINGVSRVEEDEEEIEPSTGEQCVEEASKLGLTESRIIKRCKDEFGIDGEMGFVCLGGFENLRDVYEWRGLKLEVDESKFSFGVCYEIECENDDPERVKRELEGFLKENGIDYKYSEMSKFAIFRAGKLP, encoded by the exons ATGGAGGTGGAGGTGAAATTGCGTCTGCTTGATGCAGTCAATCACAGTCGCTTAAAAGAAATCCTTTCAccatttcacataaaaaaacttaaccaaaaaaatgtcttttttgATTCTGCCAATGGCATTCTTGCTTCTCAAAGGGCAGTGCTTCGCTTGCGTTCATTCAGTAACAACAGCAACGAAAAAACTCGTTGTGTTTTGTCTCTCAAGGCAAAGCCATTGCTGATCAATGGGGTGAGTCGTGTCGAGGAGGATGAGGAGGAAATAGAGCCATCGACTGGGGAGCAATGTGTGGAGGAAGCAAGCAAGTTGGGGTTGACCGAGTCGAGGATTATTAAGAGGTGTAAAGATGAGTTTGGGATTGATGGGGAAATGGGTTTCGTGTGTTTAGGTGGGTTTGAGAATTTGAGGGATGTTTATGAGTGGAGAGGGTTGAAGTTGGAGGTTGATGAGAGTAAATTTAGTTTTGGAGTGTGTTACGAGATTGAGTGTGAGAATGACGATCCTGAAAGAGTCAAGAGGGAACTTGAAGGGTTTTTGAAGGAGAATGGGATTGATTATAAGTACTCTGAGATGTCAAAGTTTGCGATTTTTCGAGCTGGGAAATTGCCTTA G
- the LOC118034236 gene encoding probable anion transporter 6, chloroplastic: protein MPNCSIDLSLEVILGSESIYSEKSSSNALAELGGSLKNHSSPGSAIRSDILDCSLMSLNMMFHGRHFFQTPAVWAMIYAHFCGSWGHYTCLSWLPSYFSEELSLNLTEAAWVSILPPLASVFVTSIAAQLADKLISNGVEITTVRKICQTIAFLSPALCMTLSSVDLGLPPWEIVGILTAGLALSSFALSGLYCTHQDMSPEYASILLGITNTVGAIPGIVGIPLTGYLLDTTHSWSISLFVPSIFFYLTGTIVWLAFASSKPSNFSNTD from the exons ATGCCCAACTGCAGTATTGACCTTTCATTGGAGGTTATCCTAG GGTCCGAATCTATCTATTCGGAAAAATCATCAAGTAATGCTCTTGCAGAGTTGGGTGGCTCACTGAAG AACCATAGTTCTCCAGGAAGTGCTATTCGCTCAGATATTCTTGATTGTTCTCTCATGAGTTTAAATAT GATGTTCCATGGAAGGCATTTTTTCCAAACCCCAGCTGTATGGGCAATGATATATGCTCACTTTTGTGGAAGTTGGGGTCATTATACTTGTTTATCTTGGCTTCCTTCTTATTTTAG TGAGGAGCTGAGCCTGAATTTGACAGAAGCTGCATGG GTTTCTATCCTTCCTCCCCTGGCTTCAGTTTTCGTGACTAGCATCGCCGCACAGCTTGCTGACAAGTTAATTTCCAATGGAGTTGAAATCACTACG GTGAGAAAGATTTGCCAAACAATTGCCTTTTTGTCTCCTGCTCTTTGCATGACTCTCTCCTCTGTGGATCTAGGATTGCCTCCCTGGGAGATTGTGGGGATTCTCACTGCTGGCTTAGCCCTCTCAAGCTTTGCCTTGTCTG GACTTTACTGTACGCATCAAGATATGTCTCCTGAATATGCAAGTATACTTTTG GGCATTACCAACACTGTCGGAGCAATACCTGGAATTGTAGGGATTCCCTTGACTGGTTATCTACTAGATACAACTCATTCATGGAGT ATTTCATTGTTCGTtccatcaattttcttttacttgACTGGTACCATTGTATGGTTGGCATTTGCCAGCAGCAAGCCTTCAAACTTTTCCAACACGGATTGA